Proteins encoded within one genomic window of Fusobacteriaceae bacterium:
- a CDS encoding amidohydrolase: MDIRKLAQEIKPYTIARRRWYHSHPELSMHETETTKSLVRDLGETGIPVETFRDGLPGCMGTITGGKGPGRTLMLRADIDALPVTEKTGLPFASENPGAMHACGHDTHIAMLLGAAKILNTVKDEFRGTVKILFQPAEEFIGGARQVIHQGFLEGVDACYGLHTMPAMNTGKINFEYGERMASADGCTITIEGYGAHGSAPHLGKDAIVAASAVILAVQTLVSRLNNPLNPLVVTIGKVDGGRRFNIIADKVTMEVTIRCFNKKTREDVKANIVKIVETVADGYGCKGTATFIGGLPAVFNNDRRIVDIARAAVVKLYGETGLSDMEKLMGSEDFAWYLDKIPGVYGILGAKSDDVPGSDISLHNECYSPDENALEMGVAVTAQFACDYLNEE, translated from the coding sequence ATGGATATCCGAAAACTCGCCCAAGAAATAAAACCGTACACGATCGCCCGCCGCAGATGGTATCACAGCCATCCGGAGCTCTCCATGCACGAAACGGAGACGACAAAATCCCTCGTCAGGGACCTGGGGGAAACGGGAATCCCCGTCGAAACCTTCCGGGACGGACTGCCGGGCTGCATGGGAACCATCACCGGCGGCAAAGGCCCGGGAAGGACGCTTATGCTGCGGGCCGATATCGACGCCCTGCCCGTAACGGAAAAAACGGGGCTGCCCTTTGCCTCGGAAAATCCGGGCGCCATGCACGCCTGCGGACACGACACCCATATCGCCATGCTCCTTGGGGCGGCGAAAATTCTGAATACCGTAAAGGATGAGTTCCGCGGGACCGTAAAGATTCTGTTTCAACCGGCCGAGGAATTTATCGGCGGCGCGAGACAGGTCATCCATCAGGGCTTCCTCGAAGGGGTCGACGCCTGTTACGGTCTTCATACGATGCCTGCCATGAATACGGGCAAGATCAATTTTGAATACGGCGAGCGCATGGCTTCGGCCGACGGGTGCACAATCACCATAGAAGGTTACGGCGCCCACGGCTCGGCGCCCCATTTGGGCAAAGACGCCATTGTGGCGGCTTCGGCGGTTATCCTGGCCGTACAGACGCTGGTGAGCCGCCTGAACAATCCATTGAACCCCCTTGTCGTCACCATCGGGAAAGTAGACGGCGGACGGCGTTTCAACATCATCGCGGACAAAGTGACGATGGAGGTCACGATCCGCTGCTTCAACAAGAAAACCCGCGAGGACGTCAAGGCCAATATTGTCAAAATCGTGGAAACCGTGGCGGACGGCTACGGCTGCAAGGGGACGGCGACCTTTATCGGAGGACTTCCGGCCGTTTTCAATAATGACAGACGCATCGTGGACATCGCCCGGGCGGCCGTCGTCAAACTCTACGGGGAAACGGGACTTTCCGATATGGAAAAGCTCATGGGCTCCGAGGATTTCGCCTGGTATCTGGACAAAATCCCCGGCGTCTACGGCATCCTGGGCGCAAAAAGCGACGATGTCCCGGGTTCCGACATCAGCCTGCACAATGAGTGCTATTCCCCCGACGAGAACGCGCTTGAAATGGGGGTTGCCGTGACCGCGCAATTCGCCTGCGACTATTTGAATGAGGAATAA
- a CDS encoding amidohydrolase encodes MDIRKLSEDANPYIIGKRREFHEHPELSFEEEWTTGHILEALAELGIPAATVDGVYGCVATIKGGKAGKTVMLRADIDALPVSEETGLPFCSKIPGKMHACGHDAHTAMLLGAAKILVAMKDELRGDVKLLFQSAEESCFGAKSYVERGVLKGVDAVFGMHVWGTLEAPYINFEAGNRMASCDNFKITIHGKAAHGSTPQLGHDAVVAAASAVMNIQTMVSRFNNPLNSLVITIGTMKGGERANIISNHVEMEGTVRTFSRELRGQIEEKLRKIVEDSADVLGCTATLDYDSLLDPVINEDPDLVRITRAAATKLFGAEILKDMPQLMGSEDFSMLMKEAPGIYGFIGSVNPEKGTIYSNHDNKYTVDEDILHMGAALYAQFACDYLAEKGGK; translated from the coding sequence ATGGATATCAGAAAATTGTCCGAAGATGCGAACCCCTACATCATCGGAAAAAGAAGGGAGTTTCACGAGCACCCGGAACTGTCCTTTGAAGAAGAATGGACGACGGGGCATATCCTCGAGGCGCTGGCGGAGCTGGGCATTCCGGCCGCAACCGTCGATGGCGTCTATGGTTGCGTCGCAACCATCAAGGGCGGTAAAGCGGGAAAAACCGTCATGCTCAGGGCCGATATCGACGCCCTGCCGGTGTCCGAAGAGACCGGCCTTCCCTTTTGCTCAAAAATTCCCGGAAAAATGCACGCCTGCGGGCATGACGCCCATACCGCCATGCTTCTTGGAGCGGCAAAAATCCTGGTCGCCATGAAGGACGAACTGCGGGGCGACGTGAAGCTATTGTTTCAATCCGCGGAAGAAAGTTGCTTTGGCGCGAAAAGCTATGTAGAGCGCGGCGTCCTCAAAGGCGTCGACGCCGTTTTCGGCATGCATGTCTGGGGAACGCTGGAAGCGCCCTATATCAACTTTGAGGCGGGAAACCGGATGGCGTCCTGCGACAATTTCAAAATCACGATTCACGGCAAGGCCGCCCACGGATCTACGCCCCAACTGGGACATGACGCCGTGGTCGCGGCGGCTTCGGCGGTCATGAATATCCAGACCATGGTCAGCCGTTTCAACAACCCGCTTAATTCCCTGGTCATTACCATAGGAACCATGAAAGGCGGCGAGCGGGCCAATATCATCTCAAACCACGTGGAGATGGAAGGGACCGTCAGGACATTTTCCCGGGAACTGCGCGGACAGATCGAGGAAAAACTCAGGAAGATCGTCGAAGACTCGGCGGACGTCCTCGGCTGTACGGCGACCCTTGACTATGACAGCCTCCTGGATCCCGTGATCAACGAAGACCCGGATCTTGTCCGGATCACAAGGGCTGCCGCCACAAAGCTTTTCGGAGCGGAAATCCTCAAAGACATGCCGCAGCTCATGGGTTCCGAAGATTTTTCCATGCTGATGAAGGAAGCGCCGGGGATTTACGGCTTCATCGGCTCCGTCAATCCGGAAAAGGGGACGATTTACAGCAACCACGACAACAAATATACCGTAGACGAGGATATTCTCCATATGGGCGCGGCGCTGTACGCCCAATTTGCCTGTGATTATCTCGCCGAAAAAGGGGGGAAATAA
- the rpmB gene encoding 50S ribosomal protein L28, translating into MQRCEITGTGLTSGNLISHSHRLTKRVWKPNLQVATININGNLLKIKVCARTLKKLKSSNEAEVMQYLKENSETLSPRITKLLAK; encoded by the coding sequence ATGCAAAGATGTGAAATAACCGGGACCGGTCTTACCAGCGGAAACCTGATCTCGCATTCGCACAGACTGACGAAGAGAGTCTGGAAGCCGAATCTTCAAGTTGCGACCATAAACATAAATGGAAATCTGCTTAAAATCAAGGTTTGCGCGCGAACACTGAAGAAATTGAAGAGTTCCAACGAGGCGGAAGTAATGCAGTATCTGAAGGAAAACAGCGAAACGCTGAGCCCGAGGATTACGAAACTTTTGGCGAAATAA
- a CDS encoding site-specific integrase: MPVYEISKRKSYQKLLDEKKRKNKSKKNWGYKFQGFNPETGKKKAYTKEGFLTKDEAEKAERIRKNELEALEKEFKENGCLVKPFMFSELIEKFLLESKSRVRPGVQRNKEVFVRNHIMPDFGHYVASKISNYDIIEWQTRKRTELSAKTGQPYEKTTLRSMSSILSGIFNFGIKIKKLAVNPLRDVKHMGTARTQHEMSFLTLDEFKTFIAAFDDSTSMGRVYKLIFEVLFGTGMRIGELLALRVMDVDLENSIINVRHTYIRLFGHDLVQDPKTVNGKRQIAITPSLKDSLKTYIDRLVDPDPQFRLFPCSKDQIERQKNWALREAFGIVEGTQKIGKKGNRGYPGDPKKFVRLHDFRHSHVSLLISKNMDVILIAKRLGHASPDITQKIYGHLYPHKEREMINELMKLNL, encoded by the coding sequence ATGCCAGTATACGAAATAAGCAAGAGAAAATCATATCAGAAACTGCTTGATGAAAAAAAGAGGAAAAATAAAAGCAAAAAAAATTGGGGATATAAATTTCAAGGATTCAACCCTGAGACAGGAAAAAAGAAGGCATACACCAAAGAAGGTTTTTTGACGAAGGATGAAGCAGAAAAAGCCGAACGGATAAGAAAAAATGAACTTGAAGCGCTTGAAAAAGAATTCAAAGAAAACGGATGTTTGGTAAAGCCTTTCATGTTTTCTGAATTGATCGAAAAATTTCTGCTTGAATCCAAGAGCAGAGTTCGGCCGGGGGTTCAAAGAAATAAGGAAGTGTTTGTTAGAAATCATATAATGCCTGATTTCGGTCATTACGTGGCTTCAAAGATTTCTAATTACGACATTATCGAATGGCAGACGAGAAAACGAACAGAGTTGTCTGCCAAAACTGGACAACCATACGAAAAAACAACCCTTAGATCAATGAGCTCGATATTAAGTGGTATATTTAACTTTGGAATCAAGATCAAAAAACTTGCCGTCAACCCGCTTCGTGATGTTAAACACATGGGCACTGCTCGAACTCAGCATGAAATGTCTTTTTTGACATTAGATGAGTTCAAGACCTTTATCGCAGCATTTGACGATAGTACTTCAATGGGGCGTGTATACAAGTTGATCTTTGAAGTTCTCTTCGGTACAGGAATGCGAATTGGAGAACTCTTGGCACTGAGAGTCATGGATGTTGATTTGGAAAATAGCATAATCAACGTTCGTCATACATATATAAGGTTATTTGGCCATGATCTTGTTCAAGACCCCAAGACAGTTAATGGAAAGCGCCAGATTGCAATTACGCCTTCACTAAAAGATTCATTGAAGACTTATATTGATCGATTGGTCGATCCTGATCCACAATTCCGGCTTTTCCCTTGTTCTAAAGATCAGATAGAACGACAAAAAAATTGGGCACTACGTGAAGCCTTTGGAATAGTTGAAGGAACACAAAAGATTGGAAAAAAAGGCAACCGAGGATACCCCGGAGATCCAAAAAAATTTGTGCGTCTCCATGATTTCAGACATTCGCATGTGTCTTTACTTATTAGTAAGAATATGGACGTCATCTTAATTGCGAAAAGACTGGGACACGCAAGTCCGGATATCACACAAAAAATCTATGGTCACTTATACCCGCATAAAGAACGGGAAATGATCAATGAACTGATGAAACTCAATTTGTAA
- a CDS encoding helix-turn-helix domain-containing protein: MRQKTGQEIENRKIIGKNLQLVRIKFDIGLMQMAQIIGRSEKSIISKIEKGLRPVYSEELDHLSNLFEVDFSLSEKDFTEKLEALDLDRIRKKHPILAESKVIWGKTPIGRTHIELERQIKYIEKKMEIYSTKANTLAKKMQLLEEIKTKVVHQLQTL, encoded by the coding sequence ATGAGACAGAAAACCGGACAGGAAATTGAAAATCGCAAGATTATTGGTAAAAATTTACAACTTGTAAGAATCAAATTTGATATTGGGCTTATGCAAATGGCTCAAATAATAGGGAGATCTGAAAAATCAATTATATCAAAGATTGAAAAAGGATTGAGGCCTGTGTATTCGGAGGAACTTGATCATTTGAGTAATCTTTTCGAGGTTGATTTTTCTTTATCCGAAAAGGATTTTACGGAAAAATTGGAAGCGCTTGATCTTGATAGGATAAGAAAGAAACATCCGATACTTGCAGAATCAAAGGTAATATGGGGAAAGACTCCAATAGGGCGAACACATATAGAGCTTGAAAGACAGATAAAATATATCGAAAAAAAGATGGAAATCTACAGTACAAAAGCAAATACTTTAGCAAAAAAAATGCAGTTGCTTGAAGAGATAAAAACAAAAGTTGTGCATCAGTTACAAACATTGTAA
- a CDS encoding MipA/OmpV family protein produces MKKILMIFTLLTTSLAFAGDEITPANSVGLMGSYNKTLYHADAAIVAIPAVNFEFDRVFLRSPLEFGVIVYEESGFRFSLVANPLIGYFDGWSAKSTDFKGGYDEIRDRKSFPAVGGSIEAMFSDDFFTDFSGYWGEKGIKATALFGKTFELPDRFTLIPSLSARYYSRSYIDHFLGINAREVAENLGITKTYRGKSVFSGCFDLSLEMGITDNAALNLFGGMELFEKEVQKSDIVKTNVQFYGGVGLRFVF; encoded by the coding sequence ATGAAAAAAATTCTGATGATATTTACTTTGCTTACAACTTCTCTGGCTTTTGCCGGAGATGAGATTACTCCAGCCAATTCAGTAGGACTTATGGGGAGCTATAACAAAACACTGTATCACGCTGATGCGGCAATTGTCGCAATTCCCGCAGTGAATTTTGAATTTGATCGCGTCTTCTTACGAAGCCCGCTTGAATTTGGTGTAATCGTATATGAAGAATCTGGATTTCGCTTTTCACTTGTGGCCAATCCCTTGATTGGATATTTTGATGGATGGTCAGCCAAAAGTACTGATTTCAAAGGTGGGTATGATGAGATCAGAGACAGAAAATCTTTCCCGGCTGTCGGAGGATCAATTGAAGCCATGTTCTCTGATGACTTTTTTACTGATTTCAGTGGGTATTGGGGAGAAAAGGGAATCAAAGCAACGGCTTTATTTGGGAAAACATTTGAACTACCCGATAGGTTCACACTTATTCCGTCTCTTTCTGCGAGATATTATAGTAGAAGCTATATCGATCACTTTTTGGGAATAAATGCTCGGGAAGTAGCAGAAAATTTGGGAATTACGAAGACTTATAGGGGAAAATCCGTTTTTAGCGGCTGTTTTGATCTGTCGCTGGAGATGGGAATTACAGATAATGCGGCGCTAAATCTATTTGGCGGCATGGAGCTTTTTGAAAAAGAAGTGCAGAAATCTGACATCGTCAAAACGAATGTTCAGTTTTATGGCGGTGTTGGATTGAGGTTTGTTTTTTAA